The genomic interval TGATCGATGAGAGGAACGGAAGTGTATATGCTCTGTCCCCGACAGTCTTAAAACAAGACCATGCTCCGGTGTGACACGTCGGTCCATGAGGCTTTACAGTGGCAAGAACGGCATCGCGGTCGCAATCGACGCGTAATTTAACGACATCCAAGGTATTTCCGGATGTTTCGCCTTTCGTCCAAAGAGTCGATCGGGATCTGCTCCAGAAAGTCAATAAACCGGTCGCAAAGGTTTTTTCAAGCGCTTCTTTGTTTGCATACCCTTGCATAAGAACTTCTCCGTCGTCGCTCTGTGCGATTACAGGAAGAAGAGGGCCTTTTTCCCAGTCAAGACAAGAGAGAAAACAATCTTTCAACGAGACTTTCTCCGTATAGAGAGCCATTCCCAGCTGAACATCGCATCCGAGCCGCTCGAGCTCTGTCACCTCTGTCACCGTTGATACGCCGCCTGCAACGACGACGCGGCAAGAGACAGCGGACCGAAGAGCTTTGACCTGTTCGAGATTGATGCCGGTCATTGTGCCTTCCCGTTCTACGCATGTATACAACAGCTCTGAACAGTATGGTTCAACGGCTTTAGCAGCCCCTATGAGATCCAGTCCGGCAGATTCAGTCCAGCCCTTGACGGCAATTTTTCCGTCGCGGCTGTCGACAGAAATTATCAGGTGTTCTTTGCCGACGGTATCCGACAATGCCGACAGAAAAGCTGCGTTTATGCCCGCAGAACCGTCGGGAAGCGTAAATGCGGCGGACCCGATAATTACCTTCTCAGCTCCCAGGGAAAGAAGCTCCTTCGCTCTTTTCGCGTCGCGTATTCCTCCGCCGACGCGAATGTTTCCCTTCCGCAAAAGACGCTGCAAAATCCCTGTGTTAACAGTCGTACCATCCGGATTCGTGTTTCGCAATGCGGCGTCAAGATCGATAACAGCAACTTCTCCGTATTTATCAAACTCTTTCACCAGCGAATCAGGATCGTCCCGCTCGAGAACTAAATCCTTGCCCTGCCGAAGCTGAACAACTTTTCCGCCTTTCAAATCTATCGAAGCTATAACCATGTCTGTACCCTTATAGAAAATATATCGCAGCAGTAAAACTCACCAGGATCTGTTAACTGGTTAACGTACCCTTGGTGCTCGGAATCCGTCCAATAATTCGCGCGTCCCGCTCAACCGCTTCAGACAAGGCGCGCCCGGCGGCCTTGAAAGCCCCTTCAATTTTGTGATGGTCGCTTCTGCCTCGAAGTACATCAAGATGCAGGTTGCATTTTGCTCCGACGACGAAGCCCTGCCAAAAATC from Teretinema zuelzerae carries:
- the hisIE gene encoding bifunctional phosphoribosyl-AMP cyclohydrolase/phosphoribosyl-ATP diphosphatase HisIE yields the protein MVIASIDLKGGKVVQLRQGKDLVLERDDPDSLVKEFDKYGEVAVIDLDAALRNTNPDGTTVNTGILQRLLRKGNIRVGGGIRDAKRAKELLSLGAEKVIIGSAAFTLPDGSAGINAAFLSALSDTVGKEHLIISVDSRDGKIAVKGWTESAGLDLIGAAKAVEPYCSELLYTCVEREGTMTGINLEQVKALRSAVSCRVVVAGGVSTVTEVTELERLGCDVQLGMALYTEKVSLKDCFLSCLDWEKGPLLPVIAQSDDGEVLMQGYANKEALEKTFATGLLTFWSRSRSTLWTKGETSGNTLDVVKLRVDCDRDAVLATVKPHGPTCHTGAWSCFKTVGDRAYTLPFLSSIIADRFANPKPGSYTATLTPERVREKILEEAEELTEAESKDDVVWECADLIYFVNVLMHREGVSWTDVLGELDRRHKK